The following are encoded together in the Chiloscyllium plagiosum isolate BGI_BamShark_2017 chromosome 19, ASM401019v2, whole genome shotgun sequence genome:
- the fgfr1op2 gene encoding FGFR1 oncogene partner 2 homolog → MSCTIEKVLADAKALVERLKEHDSAAEALIEQTTALNKRVEAMKQYQEDIQELNEVARHRPRSTLVMGIQQENRQIRDLQQENKELRTSLEEHQSALELIMSKYREQMFRLLMASKKDDLMMITKLKEQHSKELQVHVDKINEMATVMRKAIEIDEQRLFKEQERIVQLEFENKGLREVLQINKESFLYLKEELSESTSLSGLVTNANLSMRKS, encoded by the exons ATGAGTTGTACTATAGAGAAGGTTCTGGCTGATGCAAAAGCGCTGGTGGAACGGTTGaaagaacatgacagtgcagcaGAAGCTCTCATTGAGCAGACCACTGCCCTCAACAAGCGAGTGGAGGCCATGAAGCAG taCCAGGAAGATATTCAGGAACTAAATGAAGTGGCTAGGCATCGCCCTCGCTCCACCCTTGTGATGGGAATCCAACAAGAAAACAGACAAATAAGAGACCTACAGCAGGAAAATAAAG AATTACGGACATCACTAGAAGAACATCAATCCGCACTGGAGCTCATCATGAGTAAGTACAGGGAGCAGATGTTCCGCCTGCTGATGGCCAGCAAGAAGGATGACCTTATGATGATCACAAAAttaaaggaacagcactccaag GAACTCCAAGTCCATGTGGATAAGATCAATGAAATGGCCACAGTGATGCGAAAGGCAATTGAGATAGATGAGCAACGTCTGTTTAAGGAACAAGAGCGAATTGTTCAATTAGAA TTTGAAAACAAAGGCTTAAGAGAGGTTCTTCAGATAAACAAGGAATCTTTTCTCTACCTGAAGGAAGAGCTATCGGAAAGTACGTCATTATCTGGTTTAGTCACAAATGCCAACCTCAGCATGCGGAAAAGTTGA